The following proteins come from a genomic window of Denitromonas sp.:
- a CDS encoding DegT/DnrJ/EryC1/StrS family aminotransferase, with protein MQKRDIPWASPHYWGNEERYVLDALRSSWISGGAYVDRLEEDFARYCDTCYAVAASNGTTALHMAYLALDIHPGDEIIVPGFGFMAAANVALHVGAKPVFSEVDKDTWCMTAAEVEKCITPKTRAIVPIHTYGNVCDMARIMELADSKGLLVVEDAAEAIGSKYLGRMAGTIAPLGIYSFHATKTITTGEGGAVVTSSVELRDRMSLFRSHGMSTRRYWHEVAGHNFRLTNMQAAIGCAQLEQIETITRERDRVYKTYLQFLQDVGGVTLQCYSDNVDPVVWAIAVKTNVAAFPQGRDAVISRLKEMGVETRPGFYSSNSMSHIYGVENLPICDHLSQQVISLPSSPTLTEEEIKYVCDSFKSCKR; from the coding sequence ATGCAAAAGAGAGATATTCCATGGGCCAGCCCGCACTACTGGGGTAATGAAGAGCGTTACGTGCTGGACGCATTGCGATCAAGCTGGATTTCAGGTGGCGCGTATGTGGATCGGCTCGAAGAAGATTTCGCCCGCTATTGCGATACCTGCTATGCGGTTGCCGCATCGAACGGAACCACCGCGCTCCATATGGCTTATCTTGCGCTGGATATCCATCCGGGGGACGAGATCATCGTGCCCGGTTTTGGCTTCATGGCTGCCGCCAACGTCGCGCTGCATGTTGGCGCAAAACCCGTATTCTCTGAGGTTGACAAGGATACTTGGTGCATGACGGCGGCGGAGGTGGAGAAGTGCATCACTCCCAAAACAAGGGCAATTGTGCCAATCCATACCTACGGGAACGTCTGCGACATGGCCCGGATCATGGAACTTGCCGACAGCAAAGGTTTGTTGGTGGTGGAAGATGCAGCAGAGGCGATAGGATCGAAATACTTGGGGCGTATGGCAGGTACAATCGCTCCGCTGGGGATATACAGTTTTCATGCGACCAAAACCATCACGACAGGAGAGGGCGGCGCCGTCGTGACAAGCAGTGTCGAGTTGCGTGACCGGATGAGTCTGTTCAGAAGCCACGGCATGTCGACAAGACGATATTGGCACGAGGTCGCGGGACACAATTTCAGGCTGACCAACATGCAGGCTGCAATCGGTTGCGCCCAGCTTGAGCAGATCGAGACGATCACTAGGGAGCGCGACCGCGTCTACAAGACTTACTTACAGTTCCTGCAGGATGTTGGCGGCGTGACGCTTCAATGTTATTCCGACAACGTAGATCCCGTAGTCTGGGCGATTGCTGTTAAAACTAATGTCGCCGCCTTCCCGCAAGGTAGGGACGCAGTCATCAGTCGGCTGAAGGAGATGGGGGTCGAGACACGGCCCGGTTTTTATTCCTCCAATTCCATGTCCCATATCTACGGGGTGGAGAATTTGCCGATCTGCGATCACCTTAGCCAGCAGGTTATCAGTCTTCCTTCCAGCCCAACATTGACGGAGGAAGAGATCAAGTACGTCTGCGACAGTTTCAAGTCCTGCAAGAGATAG
- a CDS encoding lipopolysaccharide biosynthesis protein, with translation MTLGRNLIAGLANSIWSALIGLAVVPFYLKYLGVEAYGLIGFFVTTQALLQLLDMGMAPTINREVARCSAAGDLKEAGALLHTLAVVYWVMAAAIAVLILAFGPMLAGYWLQSSQLSPQTVSHAVMLMGLVVACRWPIGLYQGALIGAHRLTVSSAINMAVVTVGSVGAITVLAFVSPTIEAFFIWQACVGLVCAIFMRAAAWRIIGRAELKRFDPDRLRSVWRFTAGMSGIGLTALVFTQLDKVILSKMLGLGEFGHYMLATAVVSGLYVFVSPLFNVIYPRFSALVVAGDVEKLTRLYRLGTRMLATLLFPIAIVLALFAEDLVHVWTGDPVIAESVAPVIALLVIGSALNGVMYFPYALQLAYGMTWIPLTINVVLMCFLVPMIIYLAREYGALGGAMAWMIAEVLYVLLGPWLTHRYILKGLAPKFFLHDVCMPLVLALLIGLTGYCAIQAGGFSHYERVMLAGGLAAFMATLVMVMSGQLREMVWSYARRKRFGIRA, from the coding sequence GTGACGCTTGGGCGCAATCTGATTGCAGGCTTGGCCAATTCGATTTGGTCCGCCCTGATCGGCTTAGCCGTGGTTCCGTTTTACCTGAAGTATCTTGGGGTTGAGGCTTATGGACTGATCGGCTTCTTTGTAACGACTCAGGCTCTGCTTCAATTGCTGGACATGGGGATGGCACCCACCATCAACCGTGAGGTTGCACGCTGTTCGGCGGCGGGTGATTTAAAAGAAGCAGGCGCATTGCTGCACACCCTTGCTGTTGTGTACTGGGTTATGGCTGCTGCAATTGCGGTATTAATTCTGGCGTTTGGACCCATGCTAGCGGGGTATTGGCTTCAATCCAGCCAGCTTTCACCGCAGACGGTTTCGCATGCCGTGATGCTGATGGGTTTGGTGGTTGCGTGTCGTTGGCCGATCGGGCTGTATCAGGGAGCGCTGATTGGAGCGCATCGTTTGACCGTATCAAGCGCTATCAATATGGCGGTGGTGACGGTCGGCAGCGTTGGAGCGATCACAGTGCTGGCTTTCGTGTCGCCAACGATCGAGGCATTTTTTATTTGGCAAGCATGCGTTGGCCTTGTTTGTGCGATCTTCATGCGCGCGGCAGCATGGCGAATAATCGGTCGAGCCGAGCTGAAAAGATTTGACCCGGACCGGTTGAGAAGTGTATGGCGCTTTACTGCTGGGATGAGTGGCATCGGTCTGACCGCACTGGTATTCACTCAGTTGGACAAGGTGATACTCAGCAAGATGCTCGGGTTGGGTGAGTTTGGACATTATATGCTTGCCACAGCGGTGGTGAGCGGTTTGTATGTGTTTGTTTCGCCGCTATTCAACGTGATATATCCACGCTTCTCAGCACTGGTGGTGGCAGGTGATGTAGAAAAGCTGACCAGGTTGTACCGTTTGGGCACGCGGATGCTGGCGACTTTGCTTTTTCCGATCGCGATTGTTTTGGCGCTCTTTGCCGAAGACTTGGTGCATGTGTGGACAGGCGACCCTGTCATCGCGGAAAGTGTCGCGCCAGTTATCGCGTTGTTGGTGATTGGCTCGGCGCTCAATGGTGTGATGTATTTTCCTTATGCGCTCCAATTGGCTTATGGAATGACTTGGATCCCGCTAACCATAAACGTAGTGCTGATGTGTTTCCTGGTGCCGATGATCATCTATCTGGCAAGAGAATATGGCGCGCTGGGCGGCGCAATGGCCTGGATGATCGCGGAAGTGCTGTATGTCTTGCTGGGGCCATGGTTAACGCATCGCTACATCCTGAAAGGACTAGCGCCGAAATTTTTTCTGCATGATGTTTGTATGCCGCTTGTGCTTGCGCTACTGATAGGATTAACGGGCTATTGCGCGATTCAGGCGGGAGGTTTCTCGCATTACGAGCGCGTGATGTTGGCAGGCGGGCTTGCGGCATTTATGGCAACGTTGGTAATGGTGATGTCAGGGCAATTGCGTGAAATGGTATGGAGCTATGCAAGACGGAAGAGATTCGGAATAAGGGCGTAG
- a CDS encoding class I SAM-dependent methyltransferase, which produces MQEHIDLPKEYLRFPEPCKRVPRIYRLAHSLAGLALFPVYWIMAYAVRTPGLPFRLLCALKGLRLLLRERDYVRAYGLLVAPLDSVRYFEFDFMWTAVKKIRIQSYLDVSSPRMLPLMITDRDKSVVADLINPDKKDLPETISLAKSFGIAERCRFHNCLIEETPLEPESFDLITSMSVIEHVLDDEGAIQKMWALLKPGGVMLISVPCAAKASEEYTNLNDYELIDSDESGFVFWQRYYDEALIQQRIYSITGHPRRVEIYAEKEAGSYNRNVTQKRSNPYYPYWREPMMMGMQYEFRDQLAELPGMGVIAMEFVKPDRKINPLK; this is translated from the coding sequence GTGCAAGAACATATCGATTTGCCAAAAGAATATTTGAGATTCCCGGAGCCATGCAAGCGAGTGCCGAGGATATACAGGCTCGCACACTCATTGGCGGGGCTTGCGCTGTTCCCTGTCTACTGGATCATGGCGTATGCAGTGCGTACGCCAGGCTTGCCGTTCAGGTTGTTGTGTGCCCTGAAGGGCCTAAGACTGCTTTTGCGTGAGCGCGATTATGTTCGCGCCTACGGTCTGCTTGTCGCCCCGCTAGACTCGGTGAGGTATTTCGAGTTTGATTTCATGTGGACCGCAGTAAAAAAGATAAGGATACAGTCGTATTTGGATGTTTCCTCGCCACGGATGTTGCCGCTAATGATCACCGACCGGGATAAGAGTGTGGTGGCAGACCTGATCAACCCGGACAAGAAGGACCTGCCCGAGACAATCTCGCTGGCGAAGTCGTTCGGCATTGCGGAAAGGTGTCGGTTCCATAATTGCCTTATTGAAGAAACGCCGCTGGAGCCGGAGAGTTTTGACTTGATAACGAGCATGTCGGTGATCGAGCATGTTCTGGACGATGAGGGCGCAATCCAGAAGATGTGGGCTCTGCTGAAACCGGGGGGCGTGATGCTTATCTCAGTGCCATGTGCCGCGAAGGCATCGGAAGAGTACACGAACCTGAACGACTATGAACTGATTGACTCCGATGAAAGCGGGTTTGTCTTCTGGCAGCGTTATTACGACGAGGCTCTGATACAGCAGAGGATATACAGCATTACCGGGCATCCGCGCCGCGTCGAGATATATGCGGAAAAGGAAGCCGGCAGCTACAACCGCAACGTCACGCAGAAACGATCTAACCCGTACTATCCTTATTGGCGTGAGCCGATGATGATGGGGATGCAGTACGAGTTTAGGGACCAGCTGGCTGAGCTGCCGGGCATGGGTGTCATCGCGATGGAATTCGTGAAACCCGACCGGAAAATCAACCCGTTAAAATAA
- a CDS encoding glycosyltransferase family 2 protein, translating into MMKYRLSICIPTLNRGSYIGETLDSIVSQWEAGIEIVIVDGGSTDNTEQVVSTFQQRFSDIRYVKKDSSEKKPSNEGFDRDCDCSVGLADGEYCWLMTDDDLLKPGAIRKVLAETKSGYAIIVANAEVRNSDFTELLVQKRPAISQDRRFEAGEWDGFASTVGGHLTFVGAVVIKRQLWLSRNREKYFGSGFIHVGVIFDEPIKEAMLVTADPLVSIRFGNAQWTSRAFEIWMINWPGLIWSFSSISDVSKSAICLREPWRSLSTLLFIRALGMYSKREYQLFVSGQSRSPARKLVSRLIAAVPRALLFVPVWIYIRVMLPDSDYVLFNLKESWKRK; encoded by the coding sequence ATGATGAAATATAGACTCTCCATCTGCATCCCTACGCTTAATCGTGGAAGCTATATTGGCGAAACGCTGGATAGCATTGTTTCGCAGTGGGAGGCCGGAATTGAGATTGTAATTGTTGATGGTGGATCGACCGACAACACCGAGCAGGTCGTGAGCACCTTCCAGCAGAGATTTTCAGATATCCGCTATGTGAAGAAAGACTCATCGGAGAAGAAGCCTTCTAATGAGGGATTTGACCGTGACTGCGATTGCTCGGTCGGATTGGCGGACGGCGAGTATTGCTGGCTGATGACAGACGATGACCTGCTGAAGCCCGGAGCGATCAGAAAGGTCTTGGCGGAGACGAAAAGTGGCTACGCGATAATCGTTGCGAATGCCGAAGTTAGAAACAGCGATTTTACTGAATTACTGGTGCAAAAGCGGCCTGCTATATCTCAGGATCGCCGTTTCGAGGCGGGAGAATGGGATGGTTTTGCGAGCACCGTCGGGGGGCACCTGACTTTTGTCGGCGCGGTAGTCATCAAGCGCCAGCTATGGCTAAGCCGGAACAGGGAGAAATATTTTGGATCCGGGTTTATTCACGTTGGGGTGATCTTCGACGAGCCAATCAAGGAGGCGATGCTGGTGACTGCAGATCCCTTGGTCTCCATTCGTTTCGGCAACGCGCAATGGACAAGCAGGGCCTTCGAAATATGGATGATTAATTGGCCGGGTCTAATATGGTCATTCTCAAGCATTTCCGATGTGTCTAAGTCGGCCATTTGCCTGCGCGAACCTTGGAGAAGTCTGTCAACATTGCTGTTTATTCGGGCCCTTGGAATGTATTCCAAACGCGAGTATCAACTTTTCGTCAGCGGGCAGTCGCGTTCGCCAGCAAGAAAATTAGTCTCGCGATTGATTGCGGCGGTGCCGCGCGCGCTGTTATTTGTCCCGGTTTGGATATATATACGCGTGATGCTGCCTGATAGCGACTATGTGCTGTTCAATCTGAAAGAAAGCTGGAAGAGGAAATGA
- a CDS encoding glycoside hydrolase family 99-like domain-containing protein gives MSNEVDRRKARVIAFYLPQFHPIRENDEWWGKGFTEWTNVARAKPLFKGHEQPHLPADLGFYDLRLPEVRAAQAEMAANYGVEGFCYWHYWFGGRRLLERPFNEVLASGEPNFPFCLGWANESWTGVWNNEPRRMLMEQTYPGEADDRAHFDYLLKAFGDHRYITVDGRPLLFIYKPLKLPDAERQLDRWREWAHQAGLKGLYILGNNMLDFEDAAALGLDGAVVSTLGVITTKNAMLNKAQWLFWGVSKKVSLGGPRIIEYREAIQHLVPDLSKFQFDAYPCVYPNWDHSPRSGRKGLVLTGSNPDLFERHVKDAVAALRARDDEHRIVFLKSWNEWAEGNYIEPDTRWGHAYLQALRRALWRD, from the coding sequence ATGAGTAATGAAGTCGATCGAAGAAAAGCTCGGGTAATTGCTTTTTACCTGCCACAGTTTCATCCTATACGAGAGAATGATGAATGGTGGGGAAAGGGCTTTACTGAATGGACGAATGTTGCAAGAGCCAAGCCATTATTTAAGGGTCATGAGCAACCGCACTTGCCCGCGGACTTGGGTTTCTACGACCTAAGGCTTCCCGAGGTTCGTGCTGCTCAAGCCGAGATGGCTGCGAACTATGGGGTGGAGGGGTTTTGCTACTGGCACTATTGGTTCGGTGGCCGTCGGCTGTTGGAACGGCCCTTCAACGAAGTTCTTGCATCAGGGGAGCCCAATTTTCCCTTCTGTCTTGGCTGGGCGAACGAATCATGGACCGGTGTGTGGAACAACGAACCACGTCGTATGTTGATGGAGCAGACTTATCCAGGAGAAGCTGACGATCGCGCGCATTTTGATTACCTCCTGAAGGCTTTTGGCGACCATCGCTATATCACGGTGGATGGTAGGCCGCTGTTATTCATCTATAAGCCACTGAAACTGCCAGATGCGGAGCGTCAACTCGATCGTTGGCGTGAGTGGGCGCACCAGGCCGGCCTCAAAGGACTATACATCCTTGGAAATAATATGCTGGATTTCGAGGATGCGGCGGCGCTAGGGCTGGATGGAGCGGTCGTTTCGACCCTGGGTGTAATAACGACGAAGAACGCCATGCTTAACAAGGCGCAGTGGTTGTTCTGGGGGGTCAGCAAGAAGGTCAGTCTCGGGGGGCCGCGCATCATCGAATACAGGGAGGCTATACAGCATCTGGTCCCCGATCTGTCAAAGTTTCAGTTCGACGCGTATCCTTGTGTGTACCCCAATTGGGATCACTCGCCGCGTTCTGGGAGGAAGGGGCTAGTATTGACGGGCTCCAATCCTGACTTGTTTGAGAGGCATGTGAAGGATGCTGTTGCTGCTCTTCGCGCGCGCGATGATGAGCACCGCATTGTGTTCTTAAAATCCTGGAACGAATGGGCGGAGGGCAATTACATAGAGCCGGATACTCGCTGGGGGCATGCGTACCTGCAAGCGCTACGTCGCGCGCTCTGGCGGGATTGA
- a CDS encoding GNAT family N-acetyltransferase: MGHTSLEMVRLAPQWQGGLLQFLNDLKESGDDVFFSPHPTDEDSIRRIASFDGKDLYYLLVEKNRVLGYGMLRGWDEGYQIPSLGLAIHPTARGLGLGKMLMDFLHLLASRRGAGKVRLRVRANNEKAICLYKSLGYVFEKEISQSDFLVGFKGIERK; the protein is encoded by the coding sequence ATGGGACATACTTCTCTTGAGATGGTAAGGCTTGCGCCACAATGGCAAGGTGGCTTGCTACAGTTTTTGAATGATCTGAAGGAGAGTGGCGATGATGTTTTCTTCTCGCCGCACCCGACCGACGAGGACTCGATCCGTCGAATCGCCAGCTTTGACGGTAAAGATCTTTATTACTTGCTAGTTGAAAAGAACCGAGTCTTGGGGTATGGGATGCTTCGCGGGTGGGACGAAGGCTACCAGATTCCGAGCCTGGGGCTGGCGATTCATCCTACAGCCAGAGGTCTTGGGCTTGGAAAGATGCTCATGGATTTCCTACACCTTCTTGCGTCGCGCAGGGGGGCAGGGAAAGTGAGGTTGCGCGTCCGCGCAAACAATGAAAAAGCGATATGCCTGTATAAAAGCCTCGGTTACGTTTTTGAGAAAGAAATAAGCCAGTCAGATTTTCTAGTTGGTTTCAAAGGCATCGAAAGAAAGTGA
- a CDS encoding glycosyltransferase: MLSGILRALEVYPETVCLLDSRMILPEGMPENLAIRRVPPTLFHRLSAEKWLARMAMPGDTVFCFGNLPPLFRLSARCVVFLQNRYLVDDADLTAFPLWVRWRLAVERLWLSARMSNVDEFIVQTPTMQGLLMRRSSGRATVRMLPFSAKSGGYSRGATVSRSSENKVYDFIYVATGDPHKNHRCLFAAWSLLAEEGLFPSLCVTLDACRFASLCDEIESLIQLRAIKVSNVGELTHKEVLALYSKAAAVIYPSTFESFGLPLVEARQVGLPVLAAEADYVRDVLDPEQSFDPGSPLSIARAVKRHMGLDEPALPLLNAARFLHRVVGRDE, encoded by the coding sequence TTGCTCAGTGGCATTCTGCGGGCCTTGGAAGTCTATCCGGAAACGGTCTGTCTGCTGGACAGTCGTATGATATTGCCGGAAGGCATGCCAGAGAATTTGGCGATCAGAAGGGTGCCGCCCACACTATTTCACCGGCTTAGTGCCGAAAAATGGCTAGCCCGGATGGCCATGCCGGGGGATACCGTGTTTTGTTTCGGTAACCTCCCTCCTTTGTTCAGGCTTTCCGCCCGTTGTGTAGTCTTCCTACAAAATCGCTATTTGGTTGACGACGCAGATCTGACGGCTTTTCCGCTGTGGGTGCGCTGGCGTCTGGCTGTCGAGCGCCTGTGGCTGTCTGCGCGGATGTCGAATGTTGACGAGTTCATCGTGCAGACGCCGACGATGCAAGGCTTGCTGATGCGTAGGAGTTCAGGCAGAGCTACTGTGCGGATGTTGCCCTTCAGCGCTAAATCAGGAGGTTATTCGCGCGGCGCGACAGTATCTCGGTCCAGCGAGAACAAGGTATATGACTTTATCTACGTCGCTACTGGCGATCCACACAAGAACCATCGTTGTTTGTTCGCAGCTTGGAGCCTACTGGCCGAGGAGGGCTTGTTCCCTTCCTTGTGCGTGACATTGGATGCATGTCGTTTCGCATCGCTCTGCGATGAAATCGAATCCCTGATACAACTGCGCGCGATCAAGGTGAGCAATGTCGGCGAACTGACGCACAAGGAGGTGCTTGCGCTTTATTCCAAGGCAGCTGCTGTAATCTATCCGTCCACCTTTGAATCGTTTGGCCTGCCGCTAGTGGAGGCGCGACAGGTCGGGCTTCCGGTGCTGGCAGCCGAGGCGGACTATGTGCGCGACGTACTCGATCCCGAGCAGAGTTTTGATCCTGGCTCGCCGCTCTCGATTGCCCGTGCCGTGAAGCGGCATATGGGGCTGGATGAACCTGCGCTGCCTTTGCTCAATGCTGCACGGTTTCTCCATAGAGTCGTTGGTCGCGACGAGTAG
- a CDS encoding class I SAM-dependent methyltransferase, translating into MYKKVEKCRICGNTHLERVLDLGEQMLTGVFPRKEGAKVTTGPLHLVKCTGEDDVCGLLQMEHSYDLGEMYGDNYGYRSGLNASMVAHLKNKVMRILGLVTLQAGDLVIDIGSNDSTTLQAYPASGPILVGVDPTGIKFHRYYPSHIQLIPDFFSAALVQERFPGKKAKVVTSFSMFYDLEDPMGFMRQIYEVLSDDGIWVFEQSYMPTMLDTNSYDTVCHEHLEFYALRQIKWMTDRVGFRIVDVEFNDINGGSFSVTVEKARGDSTIVPSVQHILDDEQSRGLDSLKPYQEFAERVERSRQELLAFIEKARAEEKSVAVLGASTKGNVLLQYCGLTTKQVDCVGEVNPEKFGCYTPGTWIPIVSEQELLAKKPDYMIVLPWHFRTFFISNKKLSGMKLVFPLPSLDVVTVN; encoded by the coding sequence ATGTACAAAAAAGTCGAGAAATGTAGAATTTGCGGCAATACTCATCTTGAGCGCGTACTGGATCTGGGCGAGCAGATGCTGACTGGCGTGTTTCCGCGGAAAGAAGGGGCCAAGGTCACAACTGGTCCGCTTCACCTGGTGAAGTGTACTGGCGAGGATGATGTCTGCGGCCTGCTGCAGATGGAGCACTCTTATGATCTGGGCGAGATGTACGGAGACAACTACGGTTACCGTTCCGGCCTGAACGCCAGTATGGTTGCTCATCTGAAGAACAAAGTGATGCGCATCCTTGGGCTGGTGACATTGCAGGCAGGCGACTTGGTTATCGACATCGGCAGTAACGACAGCACCACGCTACAGGCCTATCCGGCGAGCGGCCCTATACTTGTGGGCGTCGACCCGACCGGCATCAAGTTTCACAGGTACTATCCCTCGCATATCCAGCTGATTCCTGATTTTTTCTCGGCAGCGCTGGTTCAGGAGCGCTTTCCCGGCAAGAAGGCAAAAGTGGTCACCTCGTTCTCGATGTTCTACGATCTGGAAGACCCGATGGGCTTCATGCGTCAGATCTACGAGGTATTGTCAGACGATGGTATTTGGGTGTTCGAGCAGAGCTACATGCCGACCATGCTGGATACGAATTCGTATGACACAGTGTGTCATGAACATCTCGAGTTCTATGCTCTGCGCCAGATCAAGTGGATGACCGACCGTGTCGGTTTCCGTATCGTCGATGTCGAGTTTAACGATATTAACGGCGGAAGCTTTTCCGTGACGGTGGAGAAGGCCCGCGGTGATTCGACCATTGTTCCCTCGGTGCAGCATATCCTTGATGATGAGCAATCAAGGGGGCTGGACAGCCTGAAGCCTTATCAAGAGTTTGCGGAGCGTGTAGAACGTTCGCGACAGGAGTTGCTTGCTTTTATCGAAAAAGCGCGCGCAGAGGAGAAGAGCGTAGCTGTGCTTGGCGCCTCGACCAAGGGCAACGTTTTGTTGCAGTACTGTGGGCTTACAACCAAGCAGGTGGATTGTGTGGGTGAGGTCAACCCAGAGAAGTTCGGCTGCTATACGCCGGGTACCTGGATCCCGATTGTATCCGAGCAAGAACTGCTGGCGAAAAAACCAGATTACATGATAGTCCTGCCTTGGCATTTTCGGACGTTCTTCATTTCTAACAAGAAATTGTCCGGTATGAAACTGGTGTTCCCGCTACCAAGCCTCGATGTCGTGACCGTAAATTGA